The following are from one region of the Stigmatella ashevillena genome:
- the mfd gene encoding transcription-repair coupling factor: MDTPFSQTAGSEALRGVTPPTGDPFARLLERLQPGHRGRTQGLHGAARGHVLARLSRTLQAPLVCVAVDEEAADALASDLAFFLGGSGTLLAPHVLRLPADEVLPYDELSPEPHIVSERLGSLFHLSQGTRFPALVLSLRALLRRVLPVSTMAGLAQRITTGQDFDRDSLARQLVLMGYQSSPLVEDPGTFSVRGGILDVFSPIYERPVRFEFFGDTIESIRLFEPDSQRTVDSLKAVDLVPARELLLTEQTRAKAEATARAVADHINLPTTKLRERLEALREGLPGFGLEGLLPGFFEGGLATLFDYLRLWSREPVFYFDDPVGLDRAATDLWEELERSHQEADARQDLTLPPSEHFLTREQADAQLVGLRVVEGGGLALTPSEQPPVLFSFGGTQDLREAILAHHGEEGALTPLVERLQRWRDMHVACAIACGTLSQADRLKRLLLDRNLMVRIHEEPLKDAAKLYEPSVYAHLYTGEVSHGFVDGAGGLAVLADEEIFGVRARRRVRRSKKSEAFGAGFKDLKEGDLIVHTDFGIGRYAGLTKMQVNNVPGDFLVLEYAGRDKIYLPVGRMRLIQKFTGGDPSQVQLDKLGTPGWEKTKKRVKEQLLKMAAELLQLAAARKAHPGHAFSAPDRYFAQFEADFEFEETPDQAKAIEDVLADMQKAIPMDRLVCGDVGYGKTEVAMRAAFKAALDRKQVAVLVPTTVLAQQHFLSFKKRFKDYPITVEVISGLKKAPEVRELLKRAKEGRVDILIGTHKLLGGDVAFKDLGLLIVDEEQRFGVKQKEQLKRLRTQVDVLTLTATPIPRTLHMSMSGVRDMSIIATPPQDRRAIRTFVMKFDPQVIQEAIQREVARGGQVFFVHNRVQSIASMEKLLRELVPKVTIGVAHGQMGEGQLEKVMLAFTEKQYQVLLCTSIIESGIDISSANTMIINRADAFGLAQLYQLRGRVGRSKERAYAYLLVPARRAVTRDAQRRLEVLQNFTELGAGFSIASHDLEIRGAGNLLGDKQSGAIAEIGFDMYAQLLEEAVSEMQGQPPRVQIEPDITLPMPALIPDDYVPDVHQRLVFYKRFSQASHPDEITDLRAELVDRFGEAPDEVDSLSEVTLLKIDMRDLRLRALEGTAGRLVVTLGADALLDGPKVAALVQRSKGVYRLTPDMKLVTRVPEGTQGPALIVEAKKVLKDLSACALPQA, encoded by the coding sequence ATGGATACCCCCTTCAGCCAGACAGCCGGTTCAGAGGCGTTGCGCGGTGTCACCCCTCCCACCGGAGATCCTTTCGCCCGGCTGCTGGAGCGGCTTCAGCCGGGCCACCGCGGCCGGACCCAGGGGCTGCACGGCGCCGCGCGCGGCCACGTGCTGGCCCGCCTCTCCCGCACCCTCCAGGCACCGCTCGTCTGCGTGGCGGTGGACGAGGAGGCGGCGGACGCCCTGGCCAGTGACCTGGCCTTCTTCCTGGGAGGCAGCGGCACGCTGCTCGCCCCCCATGTGCTCCGCCTGCCCGCGGACGAGGTGCTCCCCTACGACGAGCTGTCGCCGGAACCGCACATCGTCAGCGAACGGTTGGGGAGTCTCTTCCACCTGAGCCAGGGCACGCGCTTTCCCGCCCTGGTGCTCTCGCTGCGCGCCCTGCTGCGCCGGGTGTTGCCCGTGTCCACGATGGCCGGGCTGGCACAGCGCATCACCACGGGCCAGGACTTCGACCGGGATTCCCTGGCCCGCCAGCTCGTCCTCATGGGCTATCAGTCCAGTCCGCTCGTGGAGGATCCGGGCACCTTCTCCGTGCGCGGCGGCATCCTGGATGTGTTCAGCCCGATCTACGAGCGCCCCGTGCGGTTCGAGTTCTTCGGCGACACCATCGAGTCCATCCGCCTCTTCGAGCCGGACAGCCAGCGCACCGTGGACTCACTCAAGGCGGTGGACCTGGTGCCCGCGCGCGAACTGCTCCTCACCGAGCAGACCCGCGCGAAGGCCGAGGCCACCGCCCGCGCCGTGGCGGATCACATCAACCTGCCCACCACCAAGCTCCGGGAGCGCCTGGAGGCCTTGCGCGAAGGGCTGCCGGGCTTTGGCCTGGAAGGGCTGCTCCCAGGCTTCTTCGAGGGAGGACTGGCCACCCTCTTCGACTACCTGCGCCTGTGGAGCCGCGAGCCCGTCTTCTACTTCGATGATCCCGTGGGGTTGGACCGGGCCGCCACCGACCTGTGGGAGGAGCTGGAGCGCTCCCACCAGGAAGCCGACGCGCGGCAGGACCTGACGCTCCCCCCGTCCGAGCACTTCCTCACCCGCGAGCAGGCCGATGCGCAGCTGGTCGGCTTGCGCGTGGTGGAGGGCGGGGGCCTGGCGTTGACCCCCAGCGAGCAGCCTCCCGTCCTCTTCTCCTTTGGAGGCACGCAGGACCTGCGCGAGGCCATCCTTGCCCACCACGGTGAGGAGGGCGCCCTCACCCCGCTGGTGGAGCGGCTCCAGCGGTGGCGGGACATGCACGTGGCCTGCGCCATCGCCTGTGGAACCCTGAGTCAGGCGGACCGGCTCAAGCGCCTGCTGCTGGACCGGAACCTCATGGTCCGCATCCACGAGGAGCCCCTGAAGGACGCGGCCAAGCTCTACGAGCCCTCGGTCTACGCCCACCTTTATACGGGCGAGGTGAGCCACGGCTTCGTGGATGGTGCCGGGGGGCTCGCGGTGCTCGCCGACGAGGAGATCTTCGGCGTGCGCGCCCGGCGCCGCGTGCGCCGCTCCAAGAAGTCGGAGGCCTTCGGCGCGGGCTTCAAGGACCTCAAGGAAGGCGACCTCATCGTCCACACCGACTTCGGCATCGGCCGCTACGCGGGCCTGACGAAGATGCAGGTGAACAACGTGCCCGGCGACTTCCTCGTGCTGGAGTACGCGGGGCGGGACAAGATCTACCTGCCCGTGGGCCGCATGCGGCTCATCCAGAAGTTCACCGGCGGAGACCCCAGCCAGGTCCAGCTCGACAAGCTGGGCACCCCCGGCTGGGAGAAGACCAAGAAGCGCGTCAAGGAGCAGTTGCTGAAGATGGCCGCGGAGCTGCTCCAGCTCGCCGCCGCCCGCAAGGCCCACCCAGGCCATGCCTTCTCCGCGCCCGACCGCTACTTCGCCCAGTTCGAGGCGGACTTCGAGTTCGAGGAGACGCCGGACCAGGCCAAGGCCATCGAGGATGTGCTCGCGGACATGCAGAAGGCCATCCCCATGGACCGGCTGGTCTGCGGAGACGTGGGCTACGGCAAGACGGAGGTGGCCATGCGGGCGGCCTTCAAGGCCGCGCTCGACCGCAAGCAGGTGGCGGTGCTGGTGCCCACCACCGTGCTGGCCCAGCAGCACTTCCTCTCCTTCAAGAAGCGCTTCAAGGACTACCCCATCACCGTGGAGGTCATCTCCGGCCTGAAGAAGGCACCCGAGGTGCGGGAGCTCCTCAAGCGGGCCAAGGAGGGCCGGGTCGACATCCTCATCGGCACGCACAAGCTGCTCGGCGGCGATGTGGCCTTCAAGGACCTGGGCCTGCTCATCGTCGATGAGGAACAGCGCTTTGGCGTGAAGCAGAAGGAGCAGCTCAAGCGGCTGCGGACTCAAGTGGATGTGCTCACGCTGACGGCCACCCCCATTCCGCGCACGCTCCACATGTCCATGTCCGGCGTGCGCGACATGAGCATCATCGCCACCCCGCCGCAGGACCGGCGCGCCATCCGCACCTTCGTGATGAAGTTCGATCCCCAGGTCATCCAGGAGGCCATCCAGCGCGAGGTGGCCCGCGGCGGCCAAGTGTTCTTCGTGCACAACCGCGTGCAGTCCATCGCCTCCATGGAGAAGCTGCTCCGGGAGCTGGTCCCCAAGGTCACCATCGGCGTGGCCCACGGGCAGATGGGCGAGGGCCAGCTCGAGAAGGTCATGCTGGCGTTCACCGAGAAGCAGTACCAGGTGCTGCTGTGCACCTCCATCATCGAGAGCGGCATCGACATCTCCAGCGCCAACACGATGATCATCAACCGCGCGGACGCCTTCGGCCTGGCGCAGCTCTACCAGTTGCGCGGGCGCGTGGGCCGCTCCAAGGAGCGCGCGTACGCGTACCTGCTGGTGCCTGCCCGGCGCGCCGTGACGCGCGATGCGCAGCGCCGCCTGGAGGTCCTCCAGAACTTCACCGAGCTGGGCGCGGGCTTCTCCATCGCCAGCCATGACCTGGAGATCCGCGGCGCGGGCAACCTCCTGGGGGACAAGCAGTCCGGGGCCATCGCGGAGATCGGCTTCGACATGTACGCCCAGCTCCTGGAAGAGGCCGTGTCGGAGATGCAGGGCCAACCGCCCCGCGTGCAGATCGAACCCGACATCACCCTGCCCATGCCCGCCCTCATCCCGGACGACTACGTGCCGGATGTGCACCAGCGGCTCGTCTTCTACAAGCGCTTCAGCCAGGCCAGCCACCCGGACGAAATCACCGATCTGCGGGCCGAACTGGTGGACCGCTTCGGCGAGGCCCCCGACGAGGTGGACAGCCTCTCGGAGGTGACGCTGCTGAAGATCGACATGAGGGATCTGCGGCTCCGGGCCCTGGAGGGGACGGCCGGGCGGCTGGTGGTGACGCTGGGGGCCGATGCCCTCCTGGATGGCCCCAAGGTGGCGGCGCTGGTGCAGCGCTCCAAGGGCGTCTACCGGCTCACCCCGGACATGAAGCTCGTCACCCGGGTGCCGGAAGGAACCCAGGGCCCCGCCCTCATCGTCGAGGCCAAGAAGGTGCTGAAAGACTTGAGCGCCTGCGCGCTTCCCCAGGCGTAG
- a CDS encoding DUF6896 domain-containing protein: protein MPGPSFFEAVLDVSRRAMDEGRSAAEGWTMLSRFVTLQTELLRTLMQGRIGDEAFRAAQRLPRHGELLVRGERWRFHRHGVGVGFEGEASRRVVDAHRAMGTPEAFDAWRLMLYLESIGVSVVHLGAREFLTDDERELEQWLAELEGLGLVRREPREVRMWKLAPQH from the coding sequence GTGCCCGGGCCCTCCTTCTTCGAGGCAGTGCTCGACGTATCGAGGCGCGCCATGGATGAGGGACGGTCTGCTGCGGAAGGCTGGACGATGCTGAGCCGGTTCGTCACGCTTCAGACCGAGCTGTTGCGGACGCTGATGCAGGGCAGAATCGGTGACGAAGCGTTCCGGGCAGCCCAGCGGTTGCCCCGTCACGGGGAGCTGCTCGTCCGGGGAGAGCGCTGGCGTTTTCACCGGCATGGCGTGGGCGTGGGCTTCGAGGGAGAAGCCTCCCGGCGGGTGGTGGATGCGCACCGGGCCATGGGCACCCCCGAGGCCTTCGATGCGTGGCGGTTGATGCTGTACCTCGAGTCCATCGGTGTGAGTGTCGTCCACCTGGGGGCTCGGGAATTCTTGACGGACGACGAGCGTGAGCTCGAGCAGTGGCTGGCGGAGCTGGAGGGCCTGGGGCTCGTCCGGCGCGAGCCGCGAGAGGTCCGCATGTGGAAGCTCGCCCCCCAGCATTGA
- a CDS encoding c-type cytochrome yields the protein MKTRYALVLALSLAASAQADEVADVWKAKCKSCHGDDGKAKTKVGEREKIDDLSLPEWQKNHSDARIREVITEGVADTKMKGYKDKLSSEEIDALVKYVRGLQAK from the coding sequence ATGAAGACGCGGTATGCCCTGGTACTGGCCCTCAGCCTCGCCGCGAGCGCGCAGGCCGACGAGGTGGCCGATGTATGGAAGGCTAAGTGCAAGTCGTGCCACGGCGACGACGGCAAGGCCAAGACCAAGGTGGGCGAGCGCGAGAAGATCGATGATCTCTCCCTGCCCGAGTGGCAGAAGAACCACTCGGACGCCCGGATCCGGGAGGTCATCACCGAGGGTGTCGCTGACACCAAGATGAAGGGCTACAAGGACAAGCTCTCCTCGGAGGAGATTGACGCGCTGGTGAAGTACGTCCGAGGGCTCCAGGCGAAATAG
- the cglD gene encoding adventurous gliding motility lipoprotein CglD, with product MKMKRLLHASLLLSVLVTAIACGSDSPDAKPDGGTGTPDGGGPPPPPPPLPTDPNDPKNDTKDTDCDGLSDKVEFETVREGGKTHPGIADTDNDGLPDGLEVGVTQAVAGTSCPNLLLDSDPRRQTNPLAYDTDGDGLWDGVEDANKNGKADDGETNPLLKDTDCDGLIDGPTQGALKGEDQNANGVKDANETDPRSFDTDGDGISDGVESGVTVSPDPVTCANIFIPDSNPGSTTNPTNPDSDGDGIPDGAEDTNQNGGVDQGELDPNAGDANGPVGQVCTINNLRPVTFQAEDGADLKLALPPTFTEVTQIKVGAEVKGLVGYDNTTKVAFLAFRSAAPVGSTDPLGDEEDLRAAINGTGNLTNRTAQVFKTWDGFNAVQAFYDQAGAGTDLKRRTDALVNALVPNSTGRLSAEAAGVGGDFRLQALFVHRSNDSVVVLVAVVPLANVTGTNRSSDAAFSAKDLSDGSALAQFGEPTAVQCEQFKLAAAKVDFLFVVDDSGSMASSQNALAATASAAVDSLNASSLDWRMAMVSSSYHFGTTWSNASTLRRFTRNVNKVKAWLTTNSNCVNNVCSLVPSTPEAPSCPGALKPPSEDSNGKSIEGASGGCWVGLAGNGAEGVLGAARKAIDDITPGTAPTETESTTLARRDATLVVVLLGDADDQTARGVNNGSENCGQGGNKEKEGTGCEPVQTYINFFGSVVSPVTPTNKTGSLITVHGIICPGGSYCGCGTGQTCNSTNTGREFNPQAGGVSKARNGSVVNATGGVLGSIIDNDSIRTSMDAIIADAIGNAGYKTLKPPIGASLKVALSEVRDANTCNANNVPRSTVNGFDFDGSARTLSLFGACRPANENSQAAVSYQYWIDQEKDPNGGVPCQDDPDYDETEPDHCDELLTCNETTDTCVCPANCNDTCGAGTRCDEALCACVPTIG from the coding sequence ATGAAAATGAAAAGATTGCTACATGCCTCGCTGCTGCTCTCGGTCCTGGTGACCGCGATTGCCTGCGGCTCGGACTCCCCCGACGCCAAACCGGACGGAGGTACTGGCACCCCCGATGGAGGAGGGCCGCCGCCGCCACCGCCGCCGCTGCCCACGGATCCGAATGATCCCAAGAACGACACGAAGGACACCGACTGTGACGGCCTGAGCGACAAGGTCGAGTTCGAGACGGTGCGCGAAGGCGGAAAGACGCATCCCGGAATCGCGGACACGGACAACGACGGGCTGCCCGACGGGCTCGAGGTGGGTGTCACGCAGGCGGTCGCGGGCACCTCGTGCCCCAATCTCCTGCTGGATTCGGATCCCCGGCGGCAGACGAACCCGCTCGCGTATGACACGGATGGCGATGGGCTGTGGGACGGGGTGGAGGATGCCAACAAGAATGGCAAGGCGGACGATGGCGAGACCAATCCGCTGCTCAAGGACACGGACTGTGACGGTCTGATCGATGGCCCCACCCAGGGCGCCCTGAAGGGCGAGGATCAGAACGCCAACGGCGTGAAGGACGCGAACGAGACCGATCCCCGCAGCTTCGACACCGATGGGGACGGCATCTCGGACGGCGTGGAGTCGGGGGTCACCGTGAGCCCGGATCCGGTCACCTGCGCCAACATCTTCATCCCGGACTCGAACCCAGGTTCGACGACGAACCCGACGAACCCGGACTCGGACGGCGATGGCATCCCCGATGGCGCCGAGGACACCAACCAGAACGGCGGGGTGGACCAGGGCGAGCTGGATCCCAACGCCGGGGACGCGAACGGCCCCGTGGGCCAGGTGTGCACCATCAACAACCTGCGCCCGGTGACCTTCCAGGCCGAGGATGGCGCGGACCTCAAGCTGGCTCTGCCGCCCACCTTCACGGAGGTGACGCAGATCAAGGTCGGAGCCGAGGTGAAGGGCCTGGTGGGCTACGACAACACCACCAAGGTGGCCTTCCTGGCCTTCCGTAGCGCCGCGCCGGTGGGCTCCACCGATCCGCTCGGTGATGAGGAGGATCTGCGGGCCGCCATCAATGGCACGGGCAACCTGACCAACCGCACCGCGCAGGTGTTCAAGACGTGGGACGGCTTCAACGCCGTGCAGGCGTTCTATGACCAGGCGGGGGCCGGTACGGACCTCAAGCGCCGCACGGACGCCTTGGTGAATGCACTGGTGCCCAACTCCACGGGTCGGCTCAGCGCGGAAGCCGCGGGCGTGGGGGGTGACTTCCGCCTCCAGGCGCTCTTCGTGCACCGCTCGAACGACAGCGTCGTGGTGCTCGTCGCGGTGGTGCCTCTGGCCAACGTGACGGGAACCAACCGCAGCTCGGATGCGGCCTTCTCCGCCAAGGACTTGTCCGATGGCTCCGCGCTCGCGCAGTTTGGCGAGCCCACGGCGGTGCAGTGCGAGCAGTTCAAGCTGGCCGCGGCGAAGGTGGACTTCCTCTTCGTCGTGGATGACAGCGGCTCGATGGCCAGCTCCCAGAACGCCCTGGCCGCGACGGCCAGCGCCGCGGTGGACTCGCTCAACGCCTCGTCCCTGGACTGGCGCATGGCGATGGTCTCCTCGTCCTACCACTTCGGGACGACGTGGTCGAACGCGAGCACGTTGCGGCGCTTCACCCGGAACGTGAACAAGGTGAAGGCGTGGCTCACGACCAACAGCAACTGCGTGAACAATGTCTGCAGCTTGGTGCCGTCGACTCCGGAAGCCCCGAGCTGCCCCGGAGCGCTCAAGCCTCCCAGCGAGGACAGCAACGGCAAGTCCATTGAAGGCGCGAGCGGCGGGTGCTGGGTAGGGCTCGCGGGCAACGGCGCGGAAGGCGTGCTCGGCGCGGCCCGGAAGGCCATTGACGACATCACCCCTGGCACGGCGCCGACCGAGACCGAGTCGACCACCCTTGCCCGTCGGGATGCCACCTTGGTGGTCGTGCTGCTCGGCGACGCGGATGACCAGACCGCTCGAGGCGTGAACAATGGCAGCGAGAACTGCGGCCAAGGAGGGAACAAGGAGAAGGAGGGGACTGGCTGTGAGCCGGTGCAGACCTACATCAACTTCTTCGGAAGCGTGGTATCGCCGGTCACTCCCACCAACAAGACGGGCAGCCTCATCACCGTTCACGGCATCATCTGCCCGGGTGGCAGCTACTGCGGATGCGGCACGGGGCAGACCTGCAACAGCACGAACACGGGACGTGAGTTCAACCCGCAGGCGGGAGGCGTCTCGAAGGCGCGCAATGGCTCGGTGGTCAACGCCACGGGTGGCGTGCTGGGCTCCATCATCGACAATGACTCCATCCGGACGTCGATGGATGCCATCATCGCGGACGCCATCGGCAACGCGGGTTACAAGACCCTCAAGCCGCCCATTGGCGCGTCCCTCAAGGTGGCGCTGAGCGAGGTGCGCGATGCCAATACCTGCAACGCGAACAACGTGCCGCGCAGCACCGTCAATGGCTTCGACTTCGACGGCAGTGCGCGCACGCTCTCCCTGTTTGGTGCGTGCCGTCCGGCGAACGAGAACTCCCAGGCCGCGGTGTCGTACCAGTACTGGATTGACCAGGAGAAGGATCCCAACGGTGGCGTGCCGTGCCAGGACGACCCTGACTACGACGAGACCGAGCCGGATCACTGCGATGAGCTCCTGACGTGCAACGAGACCACGGACACGTGTGTCTGCCCGGCCAACTGCAATGACACTTGCGGCGCGGGCACCCGGTGCGACGAGGCGCTGTGCGCCTGCGTGCCGACCATCGGCTGA
- a CDS encoding adenylate/guanylate cyclase domain-containing protein: MWLIVNPGLSNEQPLQLPEGHSTIGRTGENTFRVLHLSLSRRHARLERMGTRVVLVDLGSKNGTLVKGTRVERYDLRDGDSFQCGDVLFKLASVPEVVEPTHVQDLKTRFSLPAMEDLLERERTAGSQSALKVRQARQAALRSAEKLEVLLKVSQLLSSAGPIDGLLERIAQLVFQILDVDRVVILLVDLPSGELRPRVARFLTGEVPSGPFYSQHVVDYVRTHSVAALFADALDDPRLTGADSVMLQSIRSAMCVPLKPQDTVLGVLYVDNLARVNGFTEEDLEFLTAFGNQAAIALENSLLSERLAEEAALRTAYLRFFPPPVIKKLRSARGAPLDIVETEVTVLFSDITGFTSLSSSLNPRQVVDLLNEYFPVMADIVFRHEGTLEKYIGDALMAVWGAPFSQPDDADRALRAAVEMQRALADLNAHWREQGRPEIQIHVGLNTGRVAAGNIGSEHYLQYATIGDATNVASRVCDATHPSEICLSEATLQRCQACTWPLTKLPPIQVKGKTEPLTLYRLEWRDAATR; this comes from the coding sequence ATGTGGCTCATCGTGAACCCAGGGCTGTCCAATGAGCAGCCGCTCCAGCTGCCCGAGGGACACTCCACCATTGGACGCACCGGAGAGAACACCTTCCGGGTGCTCCACCTGAGCCTGTCCCGGCGCCACGCACGGCTGGAGCGGATGGGCACACGCGTGGTGCTGGTGGACCTGGGCAGCAAGAATGGGACGCTCGTCAAAGGCACCCGCGTCGAGCGCTATGATTTGCGCGACGGGGACTCGTTCCAGTGTGGCGACGTGCTCTTCAAGCTCGCGTCCGTGCCGGAGGTGGTGGAGCCCACCCACGTCCAGGACTTGAAGACGCGCTTCTCCCTGCCCGCCATGGAGGATCTGCTGGAGCGCGAGCGGACCGCGGGGAGCCAATCCGCGCTGAAGGTCCGGCAGGCCCGGCAGGCGGCGCTCCGCTCCGCGGAGAAGTTGGAGGTGCTGCTCAAGGTGAGCCAGCTGCTGTCCTCCGCGGGCCCCATCGACGGACTGCTGGAGCGCATTGCCCAGCTCGTCTTTCAAATCCTGGATGTGGACCGGGTGGTCATCCTGCTGGTGGACCTGCCCAGCGGCGAGCTGCGCCCCCGGGTGGCGCGCTTCCTCACCGGCGAGGTGCCTTCCGGGCCCTTCTACAGCCAGCACGTCGTGGACTACGTGCGCACCCACTCGGTGGCGGCGCTCTTCGCGGATGCCCTGGATGATCCCCGGCTGACCGGCGCCGACTCCGTCATGTTGCAGTCCATCCGCTCGGCCATGTGCGTGCCGCTCAAGCCCCAGGACACGGTGCTGGGCGTGCTGTACGTGGACAACCTGGCCCGGGTCAACGGCTTCACCGAGGAGGATCTGGAGTTCCTCACCGCCTTCGGCAATCAGGCCGCCATCGCCCTGGAGAACTCCCTGCTGTCCGAGCGGCTGGCGGAAGAGGCCGCGCTGCGCACCGCGTACCTGCGCTTCTTTCCGCCTCCGGTCATCAAGAAGCTGCGCAGCGCGCGCGGCGCCCCGCTGGACATCGTCGAGACGGAGGTGACCGTCCTCTTCTCGGACATCACCGGCTTCACCTCCTTGTCCTCCTCCCTGAACCCCCGCCAGGTGGTGGACCTGCTCAACGAGTACTTCCCCGTCATGGCCGACATCGTCTTCCGCCACGAGGGGACGCTCGAGAAGTACATCGGCGATGCGCTGATGGCGGTGTGGGGCGCGCCGTTCTCCCAGCCGGATGACGCGGACCGGGCCCTGCGCGCCGCGGTGGAGATGCAACGCGCGCTGGCGGACCTGAATGCCCACTGGCGCGAGCAGGGCCGGCCCGAGATCCAGATCCATGTCGGGCTCAACACGGGCCGGGTCGCCGCGGGCAACATCGGCTCGGAGCATTACCTGCAATACGCCACCATCGGAGATGCCACCAACGTCGCCAGCCGCGTCTGTGACGCCACCCACCCCTCGGAGATCTGCCTCTCCGAGGCCACGCTCCAGCGTTGTCAGGCATGCACCTGGCCCCTGACGAAGCTGCCGCCCATCCAGGTCAAGGGCAAGACGGAGCCCCTGACGCTGTACCGGCTGGAGTGGCGGGACGCGGCCACGCGCTGA
- a CDS encoding sensor histidine kinase has translation MRLREIRSPEGALIDFECVDASPGLAREGGARGLPLPGDRLLEASPWGAECGLFETCVRVTECQVPEVRRFSRAAPPGAGRWVARAAPCEGGLTLFLEDLSPRDGATQDSAHGWEILKAIIEDTSDAVFAKNLAGQYILLNPAAARAFGQPPEQILGRTDKELLGGLAGSEAATAVTCQDLAVLTSGQTALFEGADSGPGFGCIWQSSRGVLRGPEGERYGVFGISRDVTVQRRQELQQAQEGRCRERFIGMLGHDLGNPLAAIRLTSAALLARDTLPPETRRGLERIEGSAGRMARMVRQLVDLTRARMGGGIPLRPGEVALDEVCRQVIGELELASPGRSIHLEVRGNCRGFWDPERMAQVLSNLVANALQHSPAGTPIRVRLEGLEVLQRIEVHNVGQPIPEELRPRLFEPFFRAGRGPAPQSGLGLGLGLYIVAQIIQAHGGGVEVSSTLEEGTRFIVLLPRSVPAAGGMVDEGASVEQECGAAAS, from the coding sequence ATGAGGCTCCGGGAGATTCGTTCTCCCGAAGGGGCCCTCATTGACTTCGAGTGCGTGGACGCCTCGCCCGGGCTGGCGCGGGAGGGAGGCGCCCGCGGCCTGCCGCTGCCAGGAGACCGGTTGTTGGAGGCCTCCCCCTGGGGCGCCGAGTGCGGCCTCTTCGAAACATGCGTGCGGGTCACGGAGTGCCAGGTGCCGGAGGTGAGGCGGTTCTCCCGCGCGGCGCCTCCTGGAGCGGGGAGGTGGGTGGCGCGGGCGGCTCCCTGTGAGGGGGGCCTCACGCTCTTTCTGGAGGACCTCTCCCCGCGAGACGGGGCAACGCAGGACTCGGCCCACGGCTGGGAGATCCTGAAGGCCATCATCGAGGACACCTCGGATGCGGTGTTCGCGAAGAACCTCGCGGGGCAGTACATCCTGCTCAACCCCGCGGCGGCGAGGGCCTTCGGGCAGCCCCCGGAGCAGATCCTGGGGCGCACGGACAAGGAACTGCTGGGAGGGCTGGCCGGAAGCGAGGCCGCCACCGCGGTCACGTGCCAGGACTTGGCGGTGCTCACCTCGGGTCAGACGGCCCTCTTCGAGGGGGCCGACAGCGGCCCGGGGTTCGGTTGCATCTGGCAGTCGAGCCGGGGCGTGCTCCGGGGCCCGGAAGGAGAGCGGTACGGGGTGTTCGGCATCAGCCGGGATGTCACCGTGCAGCGGCGCCAGGAGCTGCAGCAGGCCCAGGAGGGCCGTTGCCGCGAGCGCTTCATCGGGATGCTGGGCCACGATCTGGGCAATCCGCTGGCGGCCATCCGGTTGACCTCGGCGGCCCTGTTGGCCCGGGACACCCTTCCGCCCGAGACGCGGCGGGGGCTGGAGCGCATCGAGGGCAGCGCCGGGCGGATGGCGAGGATGGTGAGGCAGTTGGTGGATCTCACCCGCGCGCGCATGGGCGGAGGCATCCCCTTGCGCCCCGGAGAGGTTGCCCTGGACGAAGTGTGCCGGCAGGTCATCGGCGAGCTGGAGCTGGCCTCTCCGGGCCGGTCCATCCACCTGGAGGTGCGTGGAAACTGCCGGGGCTTCTGGGATCCGGAGCGGATGGCCCAGGTGCTCTCCAACCTGGTGGCCAATGCCCTCCAGCACAGCCCCGCGGGGACGCCCATCCGGGTGCGCCTGGAGGGCTTGGAAGTCCTCCAGCGCATCGAGGTGCACAACGTGGGGCAGCCCATTCCCGAGGAGCTGCGCCCGCGGCTCTTCGAGCCTTTCTTCCGGGCCGGCCGGGGACCCGCGCCGCAGTCCGGACTGGGGCTGGGGCTGGGGCTCTACATCGTCGCGCAGATCATCCAGGCCCATGGAGGAGGCGTCGAGGTCTCCTCCACGCTCGAGGAGGGAACCCGGTTCATCGTGCTGCTGCCGCGCTCGGTCCCGGCGGCCGGGGGCATGGTGGATGAGGGCGCCTCCGTGGAGCAGGAGTGTGGCGCGGCGGCCAGCTGA